Genomic window (Hydrogenimonas cancrithermarum):
TTCAGAAACAGCGGCACCGCCTCCTGCACCACCGCCGGAGGCATCAGGCGCTTCACCCACGAAGGGGCGCCGGACTCCTCCCGGGCCGCGGCTTTGCGGCCCGCCTCTCTCATCGCCTTTTCATACTTCTCCCAGCTGCCGTATTCGCGCCGGATCCCTTCGTCGATGATGGTACGCATCCTCTTTTCGTGGGCTTCGAGCTCTTCGGGGGTGGGCTCGACCTTGCTGACGTAACCGAAGGCGGCCCACTCGCCGCCCGATCGCGCGGGAGTGAAGTAGTAGGTGCCGGGAATTTGGATCTGCCGCGTCTGCTCGAACGGTGCGGCCCAGATCGCTGTGGCGAAGAGGAGAGAGAGGAGCCAAAGCGCTCTCATCTTGGCACTCCACCGAAAGGAGCGATCGGAAAGGCGGCCGGCCCACGCGGCAGCGCGAAGGTTTTGGCCCGTTTTCTCGCTTTCGCGTCGATCGTCGTCTCGCCCCCTTCGAATCCGAAGTCGATCAGTTCAGCACCCGGTCGCCCGGGAAGGCGGACGACACCGAAAGGGACCCGTTCACTCACGAGTATCGTCTCCCCCGTTTCGGAGGTGATGGCAGTCGCTTCAATCCTCTTTCCGCTCTTTAGCCTGACCGACCGCGAAGAGAGCCGCGGTATATGGGAACAATCGGGTGGTACATGGATCTGAGCGGGAGTGAGAATGGTGCTGAGACTCCGGCGCCCCATAAAAGTTTCGAGTATGGATAGCTGGGAGTAATCGAGCCGAAAGAGGCCATTTTTCGTGCGCACGAACAGGAGACGTGGATCGAGGGTGCGCATCGTGTAGGTTTCGCCACCGATCGTGAAACGTTTGTCGACGATGGCGTACCAGACCTGTTCGACCACGGGAGCATTCCCAAACTCGATACCTTGCAGGGTCGAGTTTCCGATGCGCGCTCTGCCGGCGTAGACGGCTTTGACGCTCCGGTCGCCGGCACGATACTCGGCCCACGCGCCGGGCTCGAGTTTTTCGAACGCATCGGTCACGATGGCGTTTTGCAGATCGAACAGTTTTTGACTCGTTTCGATGCATAGCGCATCGTTTCCTGCCATCAGGGGCAGCAGAGAGAGTATCAGCGTCAAAAAAATCCGTTTCATTCCATCCTCCTATCTCAGCAATTCATAGCGGGGGCACCCCTCGGCGTCGATAAAGAAGCGGGCGTTGTTGTCCCTAGCTTTCCATCCCGGGGCGGGGGTTTCGACGATACGTCTGTATCCTCCCTCCCCATCGGGGACCCACCTCCACTCTTTCGTTTTGGCGGCACATCGGGGCGGAAGGTAGTAGAGGAGTTTCCCCCCTTCGGCCAGATGCGCGATCTGCTCCCGATCCTTTGCCGACAGCCCCAGGAGATACCCCCGGTTTTCGAGGGTTTCGAGAATCGTTCCGACGGCCTTGCCAAAATCGTAGTCGATTCTCTTTGGATGGGACTCTGTCCAGTAGATATCTTCGCGGCTGCGCTCCTCATCTCGGCTTTCGGGGAAATGTGCGCCGTAGACGACCTTTTTGAGCAGGGCGTTGATCCGGTGCAGGCTCGCCCTGGCCTCCTTCAGGCTTCCGAATCCTCCGGGCTCTCCGATGTTGGCTTCGATACGGAGGGTCTTCGGAGCTGGCCACCGAAGCTGCCACTTGAGAAAGTCGGGTTCCTGTACAGACGCCGCTTCCCCGCCCCCTTTTGGGCAGAGATCGCGATCCTCACCGCTGCATTCACACCGCTCCTCTCCCGTGAGTTTGCGAACGAAGGCTTCGTCGATCTTTCGGACCAGCTTCGCGTCCCCGGATTCGGGAGGAAGCTGGCAGGCATGAAAAACATCCCAACTGCCCATACACTCTTTGCGCTCGAAAAATCGGCTCAGATCCACCTGCGAACCCACTTTCGTGACCACTCTTTCCGGAGGGGGCGCCACGAGCACGATCTGTGCGATGTTCTCTTGGCTCTTTCCGATTTCGAGCCTGCGCGCCCCTGCCCTTTTTCTCAACCTCTCCACCTCTTCGGCGGGCGGTGTTTTCAGAGTGACGCCCGCTCTGTTCAGCTCGATGGCGAGGGTGTCCGGCATCGGCGGGCAGGCGAAGAGCCACCCGGCCAACGTCAGCAGGAGTGCCAGAGCTTTCATGGCGCTACTTCACGATCCGTATCTCCACCCGTCGGTTCTTCGCGCGGCCCGCTTCGGTGGCGTTGTCGGCGATCGGGTCGGCTTTGCCCTTTCCGACGATCTCGAAAAGCTTCGAATCGACCTTTTCGCAGTAGATCAGATAGTCCGCCACCGACTGGGCCCGCTGCAGGGAGAGTTTCAGGTTGTAGGCATCCGATCCTACGTTGTCGGTGTAACCGGTGACGATCAGCTTTTTGGCCGGATTTTCACGGATGATGTCGCCCACTACGCTCAGCGCCTCTTTGGCTTCGGGCTTGAGGATGAACTCGTTGAAACCGAAGAGCACCTTCTCCGGTACCGTCAGTTTCATCCCCTCTTTTGTCTTTTTGACGCCGATGCCCAGCTTTTCGGGGGTGGGCTTGGCCTCTTTTTTGGTATATCTGGCGACACGGATATTTGAAAGAAGCGCGCCGTAGGCCGGCATGTCCCAAAAGACGAATTCGAAGCCGTGGGCTTTAGCCTGAAAGGGGATCGAGGCCAGCCTCTTGCCATCGACGAAGACGCGGTACTGATGGCGCCGAACCTGAAGGGCAAAGTGAAGCTTTTTGACGCTTGGGTGCCGCACATCCATCAGCTTGCCCACCTGGCCGAACTGGATGCGGTCGCCATAGAAGGTGAGATCGTAGGGTTCGTCGATATGCGGATGGGCCTCCCTGTCCCACTCTTTTTCGCTTTTACCCTGGGTCAAGAGGCGCATTTTCACTTTGGGATTGATCCCCTTTTTGCTTTCAGGGTTGAGGAGCAGGTCGTACTCGATCGAAAAGTCGTTGCCGCCGAGGGCCAGCTTTTTCCAGAGCCGCATGCCGTTGTCGGTGGAGGGAGCGATCCAGATATGGTCGTCGAATTTGACGCATTCGACCGCCTTTTCGAACTTGTCGAAGCCCTCGGGAAACTCCCCCACCGGGCAGTCGCGGAAATCGGTCTCGAAGAGTACCTTGTCGCCGGGTTCGAACTTGGTGTACTTCGTCTTTCCCGTCACCAGGCCGCCGGCCACGAGCAGCACCGGCAGCAGGAGCATCCATGAAAACGCGGCGATCTTTCTCATCTTTCACCTCCTTTTTAGCTTGTGAGGCTAATGAAACTTTAGTCCTCGATTTTAAAAATTATACCACGTTTTTTTTCGTCGTTTTGTGACCTGGTACACACTTTAATATCTCATATCGCAATACAATCCATATCGAAAGAGTGAGCCATGAAGGGGAGGCACGAGGAACGACAGCGCCACTCCGATTCAGGTGCAGGGGCTCTGAGGCGCTAAAGGCGCTTTTCGAGCCACTTGCAGAGGAACCAGACGGCGTAGAGGTGGTGTTTGAAGCGCCCCTTTTTCGACTTT
Coding sequences:
- a CDS encoding OmpA family protein, producing the protein MRKIAAFSWMLLLPVLLVAGGLVTGKTKYTKFEPGDKVLFETDFRDCPVGEFPEGFDKFEKAVECVKFDDHIWIAPSTDNGMRLWKKLALGGNDFSIEYDLLLNPESKKGINPKVKMRLLTQGKSEKEWDREAHPHIDEPYDLTFYGDRIQFGQVGKLMDVRHPSVKKLHFALQVRRHQYRVFVDGKRLASIPFQAKAHGFEFVFWDMPAYGALLSNIRVARYTKKEAKPTPEKLGIGVKKTKEGMKLTVPEKVLFGFNEFILKPEAKEALSVVGDIIRENPAKKLIVTGYTDNVGSDAYNLKLSLQRAQSVADYLIYCEKVDSKLFEIVGKGKADPIADNATEAGRAKNRRVEIRIVK